In Dama dama isolate Ldn47 chromosome 9, ASM3311817v1, whole genome shotgun sequence, the following proteins share a genomic window:
- the CALR gene encoding calreticulin: MLLPVPLLLGLLGLAAADPTVYFKEQFLDGDGWTERWIESKHKPDFGKFVLSSGKFYGDQEKDKGLQTSQDARFYALSARFEPFSNKGQTLVVQFTVKHEQNIDCGGGYVKLFPAGLDQTDMHGDSEYNIMFGPDICGPGTKKVHVIFNYKGKNVLINKDIRCKDDEFTHLYTLIVRPDNTYEVKIDNSQVESGSLEDDWDFLPPKKIKDPDADKPEDWDDRAKIDDPTDSKPEDWDKPEHIPDPDAKKPEDWDEEMDGEWEPPVIQNPEYKGEWKPRQIDNPDYKGIWIHPEIDNPEYSPDSNIYAYENFAVLGLDLWQVKSGTIFDNFLITNDEAYAEEFGNETWGVTKAAEKQMKDKQDEEQRLKEEEEEKKGKEEEEADKDDDEDKDEDEEDEDEKEEEEEEDAAAGQAKDEL, encoded by the exons ATGCTGCTACCCGTTCCGCTGCTGCTCGGCCTTCTCGGCCTTGCCGCCGCTGACCCCACCGTTTACTTCAAGGAGCAGTTTCTGGACGGAG ACGGGTGGACCGAGCGCTGGATCGAATCCAAACACAAACCGGATTTTGGCAAATTCGTTCTCAGTTCCGGCAAGTTCTATGGTGACCAGGAGAAAGATAAAG GTCTGCAGACTAGCCAGGATGCCCGGTTCTATGCTCTGTCGGCGAGATTCGAGCCCTTCAGCAACAAGGGTCAGACGCTGGTGGTGCAGTTCACGGTGAAACACGAGCAGAACATCGACTGTGGGGGCGGCTATGTGAAGCTGTTTCCAGCTGGTTTGGACCAGACAGACATGCACGGAGACTCCGAATACAACATCATGTTTG GTCCGGACATCTGTGGCCCCGGTACCAAGAAGGTTCATGTCATCTTCAACTACAAGGGCAAGAATGTGCTGATCAACAAGGATATCCGCTGCAAG GACGATGAATTCACCCACCTGTACACGCTGATTGTGCGGCCTGATAACACCTATGAGGTGAAGATTGACAACAGCCAGGTGGAGTCAGGCTCTTTGGAGGACGATTGGGATTTCTTGCCACCCAAGAAGATAAAGGATCCTGATGCCGATAAGCCTGAAGACTGGGACGATCGCGCCAAGATCGATGACCCCACAGACTCCAAGCCTGAG GACTGGGACAAGCCTGAGCACATTCctgaccctgatgctaagaaaccCGAGGACTGGGATGAAGAGATGGACGGAGAGTGGGAACCACCTGTTATTCAGAACCCAGAGTACAAG GGGGAGTGGAAGCCCAGGCAGATCGACAACCCAGATTACAAGGGCATTTGGATCCACCCAGAGATTGACAACCCTGAGTATTCCCCTGACAGCAACATATATGCCTATGAAAACTTCGCTGTTCTAGGCTTGGATCTTTGGCAG GTCAAGTCTGGCACCATCTTTGACAACTTCCTCATCACCAACGATGAGGCGTATGCTGAGGAGTTTGGCAACGAGACGTGGGGTGTTACAAAA GCAGCAGAAAAGCAAATGAAGGACAAGCAGGATGAAGAGCAGAGGctaaaggaagaggaggaggagaagaaaggcaaggaggaggaagaggcagacAAAGATGATGATGAGGACAAGGATgaggatgaggaggatgaagatgagaaggaagaggaggaagaagaagatgcTGCCGCTGGCCAGGCCAAGGATGAGCTGTAG
- the LOC133061875 gene encoding cytochrome c oxidase subunit 7C, mitochondrial-like, with product MLGQSIWRFTTSVVRRNHYEEGPGKNIPFSVENKWRLLAMMTLFFGSGFAAPFFIVRHQLLKK from the coding sequence ATGTTGGGACAGAGCATCTGGAGGTTCACAACCTCTGTGGTTCGTCGGAACCACTACGAGGAGGGTCCAGGGAAGAATATACCATTTTCAGTGGAAAACAAGTGGAGGTTACTAGCTATGATGACTTTGTTCTTTGGGTCTGGATTTGCTGCGCCTTTCTTTATAGTGAGACACCAACTGCTTAAAAAGTAA